Genomic segment of Umezawaea sp. Da 62-37:
GAGCGCATCACGGATGGTAGTGGTTCGCCATCCCGGTGATCTCCCCGGCGTCGTCGAAGAAGATCGCGGGCGCGCGGTGGATCCACGAGGGCGGCGTCGCCGAGCACGACGCCCGATCGCCCGGTCCCAGCTGGTCGGGGGAGGGCGGGAGCGGGTCCGCGGTGTCGCACCCCGTCGTGGACGGGAACCGCGCGTCCGGCGTCGGGCGCGGCGGTGACACCGCCGCGCCCGAATGCGCTGAGCGGCGGAACCGCCGCGCCGACGCCCGCCAGGACCGTGCTTGTGACGATCTTCGAACACCTCCTGGACGCGCGGTTCCCCCTACCGCGAACCAGTACGCCGGTCGGGCGTCAGAGGTTGCCCCGGCGCTCCTGCTCGCGCTCGATGGCCTCGAACAGCGCCTTGAAGTTGCCCTTGCCGAAGCCGAGCGAGCCGTGCCGCTCGATCAGCTCGTAGAACACCGTGGGCCGGTCGCCCGTCGGCGCGGTGAAGATCTGGAGCAGGTAGCCGTCCTCGTCGCGGTCGACCAGGATGCGGTGCTCCTTGAGCACCTCGATCGGCACCCGCACCTCGCCGATGCGGGCCCGCAGCTCGGGGTCGTCGTAGTAGGAGTCCGGGGTCTCCAGGAACTCCACGCCCGCCGCGCGCATCGCGGTCACGGTGCCGATGATGTCGTTGGTGGCCAGCGCGATGTGCTGCACGCCGGCGCCCGCGTAGAACTCCAGGTACTCGTCGATCTGCGACTTGCGCTGCGCGATCGCCGGCTCGTTGAGCGGGAACTTGACCCGGTGGTTGCCGTTGGAGACGACCTTGCTCATCAGCGCCGAGTAGTCCGTGGCGATGTCGTCGCCGATGAACTCCGCCATGTTCACGAAGCCCATGACGCGGTTGTACCACTCGACCCAGTAGTCCATCTTGCCGAGCTCGACGTTGCCGACGCAGTGGTCGATCGCCTGGAACAGCCGCTTCGGGGCGCCCGCGGGGCGGACGACGGTGCTCTCCTTGGCGACGTAACCGGGCAGGTAGGGGCCGGTGTAGCGGGAGCGGTCGACCAGCGTGTGGCGGGTCTCGCCGTAGGTCGCGATCGCCGCGGTGCGGACGGTGCCGTTGTCGTCGCTCACGTCGTGCGGCTCGACCAGCACGGTCGCGCCCTGGCCGCGGGCGTGCTCGACGCAGCGGTCGACGTCGTCGACCTCCAGCGCCAGGTCGACGACACCGTCGCCGTGCCTGCGGTGGTGCTCCAGCAGATCGCTGTCGGGCAGCACGCCGCCCTTGATCACGAAGCGCGCCGACCCGGACTTGAGCACGAACGCCTTGTGGTCGCGCTGCCCCGTCTCCGGACCCGCGTACGCGACGAGCCGCATGCCGAAGGCGACCTGGTAGAACCACGCGGTCTGGGTGGCGTTGCCGACGACGAACACCACGGCGTCCATCGACCGCACCGGGAACGGGTCCTTGGTGGCGTCGTAGTCCACCAGGCCGACGAGCTGCCTGAGCTGGTCGTAGCTCACGTCGTCGATCGGCTGGTCGGTGCGACCCAGAGTCCCGGTCATGGCGTTCCCTCCGTTGTCCAGTTCGGTACCCAGAGGATGTGCTCTACCAGGCATCCTGAGCAACACTCAGTGATATTCCTGGTCATTTTGTACAGTGCACCATGACTTCGGGCGAGCAACTAGAACACTCTGACCAGACACTGGACGTACTCGACGCCAGACTCCTCCTGCTGCTCACCGACGAACCCCGCCTCGGCGTGCTGGAGTGCTCCCGCAGGCTGGGGGTCGCCCGCGGCACCGTCCAGGCCCGCCTGGACCGCCTCGTCGGGAAGGGCGTGCTCACCGGCTTCCCACCCGCGCTGGACCTCGCCGCCATGGGCTACAGCCTCACCGCGTTCGCCGTGCTGGAGATCGCGCAGGGGCGCAGGCAGGAGGTGTCCGACGGGCTGGCGGCGATCAACGAGGTGTGCGAGGTGCACGCGACCACCGGGCAGGGGGATCTGTTCGTGCGGATGGTGGCGCGGTCGAACGCGGATCTGCAAAGGGTGATCGACGAGATGGTGGACGTGCCGGGAGTGGAGAGGCTGTCGACTTCGATCGCTTTGTCGACCCCGGTACCGCCACGGGTTCGACCGCTTTTGGAACGGATCACGTGAAAGGGGGGAAACCCGCATTCCCCAACCCGGCTGGAAGGCAAGACGAGAAAAGGCCGACCTGCTCAAGCCGCTGGCAGGTGGGATGAACACGGGCCGTGGTCGATTTCACTCGGGGTTTTCGGCCCTGCACTTCAGCGGCGGGCAGGTCTTCACCACCTGCCCTTTTCGGCCCGCCAGAGCCGAAAAGAAGGGCCCCAAGTCAAATCGACCACACCACCGATGGTTTTGACCCCGGTAATGCCCATCACCGCCGCAAACCACGCCTCAACGCACACCGGAACGCAGAAGAGGCGACCACCGGCTGGTGATCGCCTCCGTGCGTTGGTGCTGTGCTGATCAGGTGGAGTACGGAATCGCCTTGATCAGGGTGACCTTCTGGCTCTTGCCGTTCGGCAGCTCGTACTCGACGGTCTCGCCGTCCTTCGCGCCGAGCAGCGCCTTGCCGAGCGGCGAAGCGGGGGAGTAGACCTCCATCGCGCCGTGGGCGCCCTCCTCGCGGGTGGCGAGCAGGAACTCCTCGGTCTCGTCGTCGCCGTCGTAGCGGATGGTCAGCACGGTGCCGGGTGCGGCGACACCCTTCGTGGTCGGGGCCTCGCCGACCTTGGCCGCCTGGAGGAGCTCCTGCAGCTGCCGGATCCGGGCTTCCTGCTTGCCCTGCTCCTCGCGGGCCGCGTGGTAACCGCCGTTCTCACGGAGGTCGCCCTCCTCGCGACGTGCGTTGATCTCAGTGGCAATGACCGGGCGATTCTGGATCAGCTCGTCCAGCTCGGCCTTGAGCCGGTCGTAGGCCTCCTGGGTAAGCCAGGTCACCTGGGTGTCGCTCACGGTCACCAACTCCTCGTCTTGCTCCAGGCCCACCTTGTGGACTGGCAGTTTCCGGGCAGCACCGCGCCCGGAACGGAAAAACACGGCCCACACCGGGGCCGTGCTGAGCTGCAAGAGTAACACGTTTACAACGTTCGACTACGGTGTTTCGTTCCCGACACCACCGCTAAACCCGCAGATCACCCGCTTGGCCGCTAGTTCGTGGACAGGTAGGCGGGTACCTGGTAGGAGCAGCCGAACACCTCACCGGTGACCGGTGGTTTCGACGTGCGCAAGGTCGTCTTCTCGATGACGGTGGTCCTACCTGGTGGGACGAGCACTTCACGCCGTCCGGCCTCGTCGCCGTCGTCGGAACGGGCTCGGACGATGCACACGGCCGCACGGGCCGGATCGTCCCTGACCACCTCGAACGAGACTTCCACGGTGCTGTCGCCGAGCACTTCGAAGCCGCTCTGCTTCGCTTCGATGGGCTGGTTGCCGAGGTTCTGGTACGCGACGAGGGCGACCACGACGCCGACGAGCACGCCCACCACGGGCAGTGACCAGCGGGGCCACTTCGGCAGCGGACCCCTGGCGCTCTTGCCGTAGCGGCCTTCGGGCAGCGTGCGCTGCGCCACTCCCGTCACCCCTCCCGACCCCGCCCGTTCGCCTGCTGCGGACCAGCGGGAACAATGGGCGTCGACGTCCGCGTTGAGTGTCGCAGGGTCCTACGTGGCCCTGTCCGGTGGGGCGGTACGGAAACTACAAGGAGGACCGGGTCGGTCATGGTCGAGAAGCTGCGCCTGATGGCGGTCCACGCGCACCCCGACGACGAGTCGAGCAAGGGCGCGGCCACGATGGCCCGCTACGTCGCCGAGGGCCACGAGGTGATGGTCGTGACCTGCACCGGTGGTGAGGCGGGCAGCATCCTCAACCCGGCGATGGACCGGCCCGAGGTGCTGGAGAACATGGCGGAGATCCGCCGCGAGGAGATGGCGAAGGCCGCCGAGATCCTCGGCGTGAGCCACCGCTGGCTCGGGTTCGTCGACTCGGGCCTGCCCGAGGGCGACCCGCTGCCGCCGCTGCCCGAGGGCTGCTTCGCGCTGGTCCCGGTGGAGGAGTCGGCGGAGAAGCTGGTCGAGGCCATCCGCGAGTTCCGTCCGCACGTCGTCGTCACCTACGACGAGAACGGCGGCTACCCGCACCCCGACCACATCCGCACCCACGAGGTGTCCATCGTCGCCTTCGACGCGGCGGGCGACCCGGAGCGGTTCCCCGACGCGGGCGAGCCGTGGCAGCCGTTGAAGCTGTACTACTCGCACGGCTTCTCCCGCGCGAAGATGACGGCCTTCCACAACGCGATCATCGAGTCCGGCCAGGAGTCGCCGTACACCGAGTGGATCGCGAAGTGGGACCTCAACACCCCCGACGTGCTGGAGCGGGTGACCACCAGGGTCGAGTGCGCCGAGTACTTCCCGCAGCGCGACGCGGCCCTGAAGGCGCACGCCACCCAGATCGACCCGGAGAGCCGCTGGTTCTTCATGCCCCTCGACGTCCAGCAGAAGCTCTGGCCGACCGAGGAGTACGAACTCGCCCGCTCGCTCGTCGACAGCACCGTCCCCGAGGACGACCTGTTCGCCGGCCTGCACGAGCGGGTGTCCGCGTGATGCTGACCCGCATCCCGCTGGAGGACACGGTCGCACTCGTCGCGGCACAACCACCCACGTCCAACGACCCCGGCGGCCAGAAGGAGGACTTCGGCAAGTCCTCCCCCCTCGGCCTCCTGCTGCTGGTCCTCTTCTTC
This window contains:
- the greA gene encoding transcription elongation factor GreA, translating into MTVSDTQVTWLTQEAYDRLKAELDELIQNRPVIATEINARREEGDLRENGGYHAAREEQGKQEARIRQLQELLQAAKVGEAPTTKGVAAPGTVLTIRYDGDDETEEFLLATREEGAHGAMEVYSPASPLGKALLGAKDGETVEYELPNGKSQKVTLIKAIPYST
- a CDS encoding DUF4307 domain-containing protein; translation: MAQRTLPEGRYGKSARGPLPKWPRWSLPVVGVLVGVVVALVAYQNLGNQPIEAKQSGFEVLGDSTVEVSFEVVRDDPARAAVCIVRARSDDGDEAGRREVLVPPGRTTVIEKTTLRTSKPPVTGEVFGCSYQVPAYLSTN
- the hppD gene encoding 4-hydroxyphenylpyruvate dioxygenase translates to MTGTLGRTDQPIDDVSYDQLRQLVGLVDYDATKDPFPVRSMDAVVFVVGNATQTAWFYQVAFGMRLVAYAGPETGQRDHKAFVLKSGSARFVIKGGVLPDSDLLEHHRRHGDGVVDLALEVDDVDRCVEHARGQGATVLVEPHDVSDDNGTVRTAAIATYGETRHTLVDRSRYTGPYLPGYVAKESTVVRPAGAPKRLFQAIDHCVGNVELGKMDYWVEWYNRVMGFVNMAEFIGDDIATDYSALMSKVVSNGNHRVKFPLNEPAIAQRKSQIDEYLEFYAGAGVQHIALATNDIIGTVTAMRAAGVEFLETPDSYYDDPELRARIGEVRVPIEVLKEHRILVDRDEDGYLLQIFTAPTGDRPTVFYELIERHGSLGFGKGNFKALFEAIEREQERRGNL
- the mca gene encoding mycothiol conjugate amidase Mca; protein product: MVEKLRLMAVHAHPDDESSKGAATMARYVAEGHEVMVVTCTGGEAGSILNPAMDRPEVLENMAEIRREEMAKAAEILGVSHRWLGFVDSGLPEGDPLPPLPEGCFALVPVEESAEKLVEAIREFRPHVVVTYDENGGYPHPDHIRTHEVSIVAFDAAGDPERFPDAGEPWQPLKLYYSHGFSRAKMTAFHNAIIESGQESPYTEWIAKWDLNTPDVLERVTTRVECAEYFPQRDAALKAHATQIDPESRWFFMPLDVQQKLWPTEEYELARSLVDSTVPEDDLFAGLHERVSA
- a CDS encoding Lrp/AsnC family transcriptional regulator, producing the protein MTSGEQLEHSDQTLDVLDARLLLLLTDEPRLGVLECSRRLGVARGTVQARLDRLVGKGVLTGFPPALDLAAMGYSLTAFAVLEIAQGRRQEVSDGLAAINEVCEVHATTGQGDLFVRMVARSNADLQRVIDEMVDVPGVERLSTSIALSTPVPPRVRPLLERIT